The sequence below is a genomic window from bacterium.
ACCTTCATCGTCGGAGAGAACGGCACAGGGAAGTCGACCTTGCTGGAGGCCATCGCGGTGGCTTCGGGCTTCAACCCTGAAGGCGGGAGCAGGAATTTCAACTTCTCGACCAGAGCCTCGCATTCCCCGCTGCACGAGGTGTTGAACCTGAGCAGGGGGATCAAGCGACCGAGGGACGGCTTCTTCCTCCGCGCGGAGAGCTTCTTCAATGTGGCCACGGAAATTGAGCGGCTCGATGCTGAGCCATTCGGAGGACCGCCAATCATTGCTTCTTACGGGGGTGTCTCACTGCACGAGCAGTCCCATGGGGAATCCTTCTTCACGTTGATCACCAAAAGATTCGGTGGGAATGGACTCTATCTTCTGGATGAGCCGGAGGCCGCCCTCTCTCCCAGCAGGCAACTTGCTCTGCTCAGCCGATTGCATCAACTGGTCAAATTGAACTCCCAGTTCATCATCGCCACCCATTCGCCCATCCTGATGGCCTACCCGGATGCGGTGATATATTCCCTGACGGAGCAGGCGATCACCAAGGTGCGGTATACGGACACCGAGCACTATGCCGTTACCCGTGAATTCCTGAACAGGCACGAAACCATACTCAAGGAACTTCTCGGGGAATAGACGAGATATGCGTGATTTCTTCAAATTGAGGATCAGGCCTTGGGGGTTCCTGACGGCGGCAGGCTTCCTTGGCCTTCTGGGATCGCTTGCAGGTTTCCTTGGCCGGCACGCCTGGTGGTTGGACATCGGCGCTCATTTCCGTGTCCAATACACCATGCTGTTTGCCGTGCTCGCTGCCTGTTACCTGGCGGGCAAGAAACGGAGATGGGCACTTGCCTACCTTTTGCTGGCGGCCATCAACTTTATCCCCGTGGCGGCCTATCGTTTCCCGACAAGGGAGTACGATAGGGTCAAAGGGCCATCCATGAAGGTAGCCCTGATGAACGTCAACACCCAGATGGGCAAGCCTGACGAGGTGGCCAGGTTCCTGCAACAGGAGAACCCTGATGTGGTCATTCTGGAGGAGATCAACGACGACTGGATGAGACGCCTCGCCCCTTCCTTGAACAGTTATCCTGGCCGGATCGTCCAGACCAGGGATGACAATTTCGGCATCGGTGTGTTCGCCCGGACTGGGATCCTCTCGACTCAGGTGGTCTATTTCGGCACGGCGGATCTCCCATCGATCGTTACCACGATGGACCTTGGAGGACAACCATTCACCCTCGTCGCAACCCATCCCCTGCCTCCCGGAGGGGCTGAATACTCACGGTTGAGGAATGAGCAGCTTGACTGCGTGGCTGGCTATGTCAAAACGAACAACGGCCCCCTGATCCTCCTTGGTGATCTCAACATCACCCCCTGGTCACCCATCTATGGGGATTTTATCAGGAGGAGTGGACTGGAGAACAGTTCCCGGGGAAAGGCCATTCACCCGTCCTGGCCGTCATTCTCGCCCCTGTTCCTCATCCCCATCGACCACTGCCTGCACAACACGGGCATTGCCATCAAGTCGGAGCGGGTCGGCAGGTCCGTCGGTTCCGACCATTTACCGGTGATTGTGGAGTTCGGCCTGAAGGAGAGGAGTGACTTGTTGCCGTGGCACACTCGAATCTATTCAGATGGCCATGCCCTCGCCAGAGCCATTTATGATCAGGCGTCTGCCCTGGCGAAGGATCGGTCGTTGGAGTCCGGTTTCGCTCCCCTGTTGACTAACACGAAAGTGATTTATGTCGACCTGGATGGGACGGAAATTACCGTCCGGGACATGGCGTTCACAATCCTCAATGAAGCACATGAGGTGGGTCTGCCGGAGGGGGCAACGCGATCAAAACTGATCTGTTGCTGCACGGATCGTGGCGAGATCCTTTACAGGGCTCACATCCCCGTGATCTCTGACGAAGAATTCAGGGAGACGATATCCTCCCTGAAGAAAACCACTCCCGATACTCTGTTGGATCGTTTTGGCCACCCCGACGGCACTGTTGACCATGTGCGGTTGTGGCAAGCCCTCGGGATGAAGGGAGACAGCAGGCTGTTTGAGAAACCACCAAAAGCCGAAGTGCTTACCCTCACTCCACGAATTTCGATCCTCTCCTTGATTGACATATGGCCATCCAATTGCCAGTTCCTGATCTTCAAGTGTAGCACAAAGGGAAATTGGAAATTTGCCGGGAGTGTGGATGTGAAGGATGCCCATTATGAGGTGCCGGAGTGTGAGTACATTTCGATCTCGAATCGCGAATGGGTGACTATTACGCATGTCACGGAGTATGGCACAGGCGTCTTCATGAGAGGGCAGGACTGGCATCCATTGGACGATGTCAGCAAGATTGACCTGTCATATATGTCTTTTGCCAGGTTCTACTCTGAAGGTGACCATTTCACTGCCCCAGGGATGCTCGACGAGTATGAGGTATCACAGATTGAAGGGGACATCTCGCAGGGATTGGCGGAAGTGACGGTATTGCATACGATCACCA
It includes:
- a CDS encoding endonuclease/exonuclease/phosphatase family protein, which produces MRDFFKLRIRPWGFLTAAGFLGLLGSLAGFLGRHAWWLDIGAHFRVQYTMLFAVLAACYLAGKKRRWALAYLLLAAINFIPVAAYRFPTREYDRVKGPSMKVALMNVNTQMGKPDEVARFLQQENPDVVILEEINDDWMRRLAPSLNSYPGRIVQTRDDNFGIGVFARTGILSTQVVYFGTADLPSIVTTMDLGGQPFTLVATHPLPPGGAEYSRLRNEQLDCVAGYVKTNNGPLILLGDLNITPWSPIYGDFIRRSGLENSSRGKAIHPSWPSFSPLFLIPIDHCLHNTGIAIKSERVGRSVGSDHLPVIVEFGLKERSDLLPWHTRIYSDGHALARAIYDQASALAKDRSLESGFAPLLTNTKVIYVDLDGTEITVRDMAFTILNEAHEVGLPEGATRSKLICCCTDRGEILYRAHIPVISDEEFRETISSLKKTTPDTLLDRFGHPDGTVDHVRLWQALGMKGDSRLFEKPPKAEVLTLTPRISILSLIDIWPSNCQFLIFKCSTKGNWKFAGSVDVKDAHYEVPECEYISISNREWVTITHVTEYGTGVFMRGQDWHPLDDVSKIDLSYMSFARFYSEGDHFTAPGMLDEYEVSQIEGDISQGLAEVTVLHTITKKSVDDKNNEAVISQRKVHTRFVWSPKGIRFVLSGTLPDPAIMP
- a CDS encoding AAA family ATPase: MDAKHYLLGLSLRKDKVPSFTDYPYCLPVIRNLTTIEFHPSVTFIVGENGTGKSTLLEAIAVASGFNPEGGSRNFNFSTRASHSPLHEVLNLSRGIKRPRDGFFLRAESFFNVATEIERLDAEPFGGPPIIASYGGVSLHEQSHGESFFTLITKRFGGNGLYLLDEPEAALSPSRQLALLSRLHQLVKLNSQFIIATHSPILMAYPDAVIYSLTEQAITKVRYTDTEHYAVTREFLNRHETILKELLGE